Within Topomyia yanbarensis strain Yona2022 chromosome 2, ASM3024719v1, whole genome shotgun sequence, the genomic segment ATAGTTTTAAATGTACAAAACCGTAATCGAAAATGTtttgacaaaaaatatttgatttttgtactatagtgtgactcgtcggaaggacaaaagaaactgttgcTTTCATTCTTGCTGTGGTGATCgttcgagatgagtgagtcgcagaagcaagaagtggtgctccagccaaataggGAGGTTATTTGATTCCGGCCTTTTCACATAAAACGCTTAAGGCATTCGTGACgtgaaacatttgctaaaagTAAAAATGGAGGCTATACTGACGGAAGCCGCATTTATCGAGTTCTAACACGTCAGGCATTCAGTGTAGACAGCgtttaacaaattagcccaggcgaagCTGATCATTTTGCATAATAACTCGTAGCACGTAGTTTCTGTGACGccgctataattaagatcctcatATATATAGACGACGAGAAAATCAAATTTCGGCTTCAAGAACTCATACTACTTACTTGCACCGGGatcattaaaagattcatatcACATTTGGAAGAAATTGAACTCATTATAAATCTAGGAAGTAATTCCCCGTATTTTAAATGGGTTTTTGTGGAATCTAGGTGGACCGACGCATTACTCCATACCTGACCCTGCGCGCACGAAGcataatgcgatagtatcaCTACACACATTACATCTTTTTATAGGCATAATCTCCAATACCATTACCTGAACCACatacaattgccaaatttgtggccgCGTTTTaggtaatattgacggcaaaagcttcgtctagtatctcaaaattagcAACCAGCATCGTCATTGAGGAAGCCCAAACTAGTGACCCGTAACGATATGAAGCAAGGATGAAAtcatgttactatgttttaattgcctcaaggttctactgtatcgattttgttggctattttcggcaaatttaagactaagagaaacgaaagttttcgtttttcttagtatcaaatttgtcaaaaatagccaacaaaatcgatacagaaggATGAAATCAGTTGTGCGCGAACATGAATATGGCAGTAACCACAATGATGACACGGAAGAAGTGTATGAGATAGAAATGAAGCACCACCAAGACGCTGttgtttagaaaaaatatttcccagccAAGTAAACAGGTATCCACGCGCAATTGCTAGTAGCTCacacgagatctgttggactaCAATTaacgttttatcacttttattgtttacatgatggaaatatataaaagatccacaACTCCGTTTAACTAAAAAATTGAGCACGAAAACTCTTCTTCTTTTCGCTAGTGATTGTCTCGTTTAAAAAACTCAGATGCTAGATATTGGCTAGAATAAATTATACGCAAAATAGGTTAACTGTACTGTACActaggcatctcactcaagcgtgctaggtAAAAGCATTAAAATTGCTAATTACAATATAGCGAAGAAAACAGTTTAAATTTCGTGTAATTtgaatgcaatagtatttctattAACAATCAATTTCATGTTTATGCAGAGAATGCGTTACACACTAAAACACTGTTAATTCGGAAAACCGTGATATTTttaacaatcgaacaataagcaagcaAAACATGTAACAACTTAAAGTTgaaaccagcagcagcagcagctagtCGCTTTAGACAATTTCCAAATAACGTCCGTGTAAGTTTGAAGACAacgtgacgatacagtgaacGGGCATCAGTAagctatcacggagagcgactaaaatgttgtaactggttgtaagctataagtcaataagttgggattattgtttcgatttcattttttcagtatgtgacagtcctTCGTTCGCTATGGAATAGAATTTCGGAATAGCGGTCTGATCCTTTCGTTTTCTAAAGACGTTTACGTCGTTGTTATCCGTAgtactttgatgcgttaggtgcaacagcgTTAATTGAAACCGTTTTTCAAATTTCGGTAAAATGAACCTGTAATCAAACAGACACTACAGCTTTGTTCAAGTAGTCGAACATATGGTGGAAAAAAGTTTGAGCAAAATACTTTTATTCtaaaaacaaaccaattactGAGCGGATTAGTGtgtcaaaatatttatttaacgAAGTGGcgaattgacttagaaagtgtaaccGAAATCATCATAGAAAGTTGATCTTAAGTGCGATTTATTCACTTCCTTTTGTTTGAAGTAAGAGATGTTGAAACTATTGAGCTAGTTCATATTTGTAGTTGCTAGTTATTTTGGTGATGTCATTTATCAAATTGTACGTAAATTAGAAAATAGTAGTAATCAGCGTTAagtgattttctttcgatttgtggacaattTTATTTAACAGATTGAATTCTGGGCAGTTTCTtttagttgattaaatcattgaaatatgaGCGACAGCAAATAAAAGTTGCAAGAACAggacatgcttcgtaaaacccggttaaaatatgttggaatataaaaaccggatataaacttcaagcataaataTTGGACTGGGACTctcctttgtaagaatcggataacAAAATCATCAGtataaaatcagcaaaaaatatatccgatttttacaaagtagttttgtttAGCCGACTTATAATCTTGAACAGCATGCCCCTACGTACGATTGATTTAATTTAAAacggtttttatactggaggttcaacTTTACCgattttctaatatatttgGAACAGGTtgtacgaagcatgttctgtccttgcgacgtttattttcggtcgctcatatgtagtttaatcctattgatcaccaagaATCTTTCATGATCGGGGCTCTGATATGCTAGGCCAGGCCCagccttgaaaatagtttcatttaaataaaatatatcaaacaattgtgttagcatgatgccatagaactggtaatagtagCGAGACGCCAGATGAAGAAAATAGAAGTGGAACCGCATCTACGAATCGCCTGCTAAATCAAAAGCTTTAGTGCAAATTCCGTCATTCTCTTCGCTCGACCTCTCTAAGAATATTTTTCCTGTTCATTTCGATTAGGCGTCTTCTGCGCCTTGCAATCGAATAATTTAGAATACCTTGCATTTTCTAGCTCCGTCAAGGGTTGTCATTCGGTTAGCTatactttgaactcttgaatatcCGTTGTTGTcacgagagtaaattgtaacttgtaaataattAATCAAAAGCAAATTCAACATCAATAATCCGTCGATGTACTATAGTCTTTCTTGTGCCAACATGTTTTTAGGATTTTAGTTTCGATTGTCTTgcatttggaattgttttcataaGAAACTTCTCATAATTTAATCAGATCAGAATTAAAGATTTATGTAATAATTCTAAAGCcactcccgaaacaaaatcctggctgcAGGCCTGGCATAAGGACACAAGACCTTACATAAAGcatggttttttagtgtttcggattctcgtCGTCAGTAACTCGCggcaacttaatgctagttagacaAGTtcaaaaccagcaccaaattccaaaaaatcacacgtcttgtgtgaacGCTAAACAACTGGCTAGTATCGAGTGTTGTCTCgctagtaagcacagaagttctgtttgccacCGAGAAATGTGAATCGAAACCGTCTTTTGGTTTAAGAACCAAACGCAAACGGGAAAAGTTGTGGATAAGTCCAAAAGTTTTGTGTATTAGAGCGTAAGACCTTACATAAATTATGGTTTTTTATTGGTGATTTCCAATTCTCCTCGCCAGTAACTAACACTCACTTAATGCTATTTAGATAAATCTAAACCAGCACCAAATTAGACATATCTAACTAGCTTTAAGTTGGTGTTAAGTACTGACGAGGAGGATCCGTCTATGCACCTGAAGAGTGAAGTTATTTGAAGTGGAAACAATAAGAAGGTttccaaaataatatataaagcACTTCATTATTCATACAAAAATTTTCTCATGAAGCTCTACGTGATTGAGACGACTTTAAAGCTATTTCCTCGCTTTCTATGGAAAGTGCATGCTATGGAATCCGAATTGTGTGAGAAAAACATGTACCTACGAAGAAATGTTTTGTGAAATCGTATTTTCTTATGCAGAATATAAACGaaacgaaaatatttcaatacCACAATCTGTATAGAAAATATGTTCGTATACCTAATCATCACTGTTCATtcaaccattcatcccacagAAACCATTCTTCCATCACAAATCCTCGCCCAAGTGCTGGTAGCCTGCATCCGTCAGGCTCGGGTCAACGAGAGCTTTGCGTCGTTCAGTCGAGAGCAGCAGAACCAAATCCTTCGTCACGTCTGGTTCGAGTGTTTTATTCTACGTGTTGCCAACTGGTCCATCGACATTTCTTCAATAGTGGAAAGGTGGATTGCTCTTGGGAATCAGCTATTTTATGTTACGATAAAGAAAATGTTTACTTTCCAATCTGTTAGATGTGCCGATGAGTCGCTACGAGAGATCGTCCAACGAACGAAGGCACTTCGAGTGGATCTAATCGAAATTTCTCTACTTGAAACGATGATACTTTGCCGAAAAGGTGAGTTACGAGCTAAGAATTTCCAGGTCAAAATATTTGGGGCGagtcattcatttttttttttcattttcttcaaaCGAATCTCAACTTAACATTAATCgtaagaaaaaaaacatttgctcCTAACTCAAGGTAATAAAAACTCTTCCCTACAGAATTCGCCCTGAGTGCAAAGGAAACTCAACAACTGGAAAACACATCCGAAACGGCTCTGATCGCCCTCGGCCATTACAGCATGCAACAGATAAACGCTGTTGCTTCTCCCCCACCTGCGCCCGCAATGCTATTCGGTTTCCAAAGTCTCAGACGAACCACCACCCCGAGGGAATCACCCACACCGGAACCTTCACCACCCAACAGCAGTAGCAGCACGAGCCGGTCCGGCGGTTCTCTGGTGTCAACGTTTTTGCCCTTCTCCTGCTACCGCTTCGGAAAGCTTCTACTAGGATTGAGAGGTTTATCGATGCACTGCTACGAGGCCTCGGTACGTGCAATGTTCCGAGAGGTCGCCGGCGATGGTTTAATGGAGCACTTTGTAACCAAATTATAGAGGGCGAAAGGTTAATGTTTATGAGTGTTGAGTCCCACCCCCAGCCGAACGGACGCTGGAAATAGATAGAATATGTATAGGTAAAGTCGGAGTGGACGAGCCGGATATCACTTTTGGAACAATAACATATATTTTGCAGAAGCCACGTTTCACGCATGTAGTGCCTTGTAGAAACAACTTGCAGTGTACGAGTTCATGACATATCAAACCGAGTTCAAAAAGGGCAATAAAGCAAAAGTTTgcgaatgaaattaaaaaaaaacaactttattaatcaaaaattaattaaattattaaaaaaaattaaaaaacaacttttttaaattcaaattgcagGTACTATTCGTTTCGACAATAATAAAGTATTGCATTAATTTATATTAAGAATCTACTGAAtagatttaaattttttgttttattatgaaaCTATATGTTTTGAGATCAGGAAAAAAAACTTTGGTCACATCGAAACGTCATTGATTACATTGATATTGAAACTGCATAGGCCCCGCCTAACCCCTTCACACAGTGGCACCTCTCTGCCGTACAAAGTTGTGACATAATTATCAAAACTGGTTTATATACCCATTCGAAGGTTTTGGTCGTTTAAAGGTAATATACATGTCAATAACAGTAGCCTCTAACATTTGATAGCAGAAATTGTTGACAAAACCAGTCAAAATCGCTAATTTTTCAtcgattgtttcatcgaaaacaacttgaactccggacagccggctgtcgggagtgttgtcgacaatgtaaaatggaccgtaaacaatgagtttaaaagtggtatggtggaacccaagattacccaatactaactaactctGTCATATTATCACGTTAtttttccccttggtctaatacgaatcaaattcatttagtttttccttcgttttgtagtagcacttttatgccgttactcgcaaaagtgttcatgttctatggaatttcctatatacatggcgcaatcgtaCGTAAAACgaccgattgcgtcaaagcacatgacgtactcccctcccatttatgtcacaattagtcatatctcttcctcctaatagcgtggtagaatttataaatggtccttattggCATAATCACAAGCTTATtgagatcccgtaacttgaaattttccacctcgttcgagtaaacgttccgatattacaatgaagatgcgaaacagaaaaaatataaatgctgcgTTCCCAAACGATAATAACATCacgcacgaatcaaacaccctccgtttccaaatagtacgtacttattctgAGCTCAATATAATTaactgatgagttaatggactaaaattacaccattaaatatgacaataaaacatttgttcctcgtgctgaaatgattgccgcaaattggtaattgggtTTGAATTGATCATGcaaattgtcaattctccaccctcatacataattcaaaagtctttcactcagacaagaccatgcgtatttcccacacgcattaaagacccagtggattcgtttcctagttggtcaaattaacactaaacaaacaaataaattagtttgctcagtctaaagaaatgtcagctagattggcatcaaccggcggatacgtgttcccttacaatgacatcaaatgaaagtacatttaaaattatatacgacaaaatatgtgcaattcagaatataacgaaatgaagattgcataattatttgtatttaaaaaaaagatcgaaaaaaattagttgcataaccaaggtggttcattttcaaagatagcactgctgatgcatcactgtataaaaattggtgataaggaacgcggacgaaaatagctgaccaccgccaaaatgcgcaagatgaacCCTATATGTCTTGAAATTACACTAAGCAGACGGAACCgtacggaatttgggaggaCTGTACTGATTTTTAGAGGCATGTACGGAAAAAGTAGCTGTACAGATTTTTCCGGAATTTGTACAGAATTTTCGAGCTGGAAGTAGTGTGGAAGTAGAAGTACTCGCGGGACAATACAAATTTTTCCACAAACGGAAACAGATCAAATAACGTTGCGGACTAGTTTCtcagaatttaaaaatatgtgatTTATTTTGATATGATTTAAGTCGATTTTATTTTCTGAGTCTTGGGGATAggtaaattttatgaatttttcctaactcaaataaaaaataaaccgcAATCTGTCTAACTATAAGTGTGTGAAACGATACTGAAGCCCACAGTATCGGTAGTACCCGTAAAATAAAGAAAACGAGAATCTCTCTTACTTTTTAGAGGCGCAGCACAATTCAGCTATAACGTCTAATGCAATAGTACGGATTGCCTGCTCCTTTCATTTGCACTCCATGGCTCTTTaattaaaacactgcttaaggccaattgcaaaatgccgAGATTCTGATTGCGATAttgattgtacggttcagatgtgagGCGTGGAGACATCATGATCGCGTGGGCACGAGCGTACATATGTTCGTGCtagagaccgcgtttataaatgTTTAAGTGTTAAAACGTTGATTTAATCACCGGGGCGTTTTCATGTTAGCGAGATTGCGGGCgaaggtgtgcgtggatgatcgcgaaggattcaagtgtttgtatgttaacgtgtttgatcgcgtagacgtttgtcgcatgtgctagtgagtatgtaacttcgtgtgtataaattctattgtaTAACGGCGTAGTCAGGTAACTGGGATATTCGCGACAGTTCTTGAATATTCACGCAAACCGCgagtctgatgcttaattttgagtgtacggttcagatactagatgAGAGgaagtttccccatatcaccagAGTGCGCAGCAATAAAACTTATTCTCTATTGTACATAAGCGTCATTCattttttgataatagtccaacCTCTACCGAGGGTAGAGggttccggacgtaaccgatgcATGATCGCGTGAAAGCGCGAAGGCGTGATTTTGAGTGTGCGCTTCATATCTAGAAGGGAGTGACTATCACTATCATCACTATCATGGTGCCCTTAGACTTCTAATGTGTATGATTTGTTTTTGAAAGGAAGACTGAAAGTATGGACATAGGCTGCTAGAACCAAAGGGACTTTCGAATGAGattgattcatgatcgcgtcgGTATAGTCGCATTTGAGGCCGCGTGTATTAATTAGTAAGAACTTACATATTTACTTGATAACCGGAGTGttttatcacagagaacagacatccatgatcgaacaaaaatatttaaaaaacgcgtgtaaacatttgaattaatatacgataaacactagcgccgccacaccaacctatccaaactatccgtcaaatccattccggaaccggttcgaaatcctgaatggattcagtatggaatcttgctcaaagaaaac encodes:
- the LOC131681506 gene encoding uncharacterized protein LOC131681506 gives rise to the protein MILCRKEFALSAKETQQLENTSETALIALGHYSMQQINAVASPPPAPAMLFGFQSLRRTTTPRESPTPEPSPPNSSSSTSRSGGSLVSTFLPFSCYRFGKLLLGLRGLSMHCYEASVRAMFREVAGDGLMEHFVTKL